One Halichondria panicea chromosome 6, odHalPani1.1, whole genome shotgun sequence genomic window carries:
- the LOC135337876 gene encoding uncharacterized protein LOC135337876 isoform X5, which yields MYHDEKLGHGKTDRSFDLMKINFDREERYEKIIEKCKRIVWSDFGANASRQFYLADGSGTCIEQPQSQFEVSRADGQQEVLPWTLENYLKVSNLKFASRARLYCVMKTLDDTGVSDPPPGYFSVKFVSKTLSRYSGLYSFRTGISQVDLLCNFLDTEMDDEMDVMMSTRDTVGSSSSGYQVLEHNPLSYGFSLYSISEGDTVETFVEDMSAESGVISYGSPTEGSSLDVCVKCFASQEDGRVMLAVMAMNGYHSTASYQWLHNKTLLKHNKTPLLYTSRTGTITCVVTAREDQKEVHFCVTGSEADISVIRISSQVTSDRQVTPVEGQAALPGGMSDRVTPGVDGQALPGGMSDSQVTLGVEGQALPGGVSDSQVTLGVEGQALPGGVSDSQVTLGSTFSSSRVSDSQVTLGSTFSSSGVSDSQVTLGMEGQGVLGESNTKRKKQDPQHLMSTLRSVDDMKKLTLHCEIGQGSFAKVYKAFWRGTAVAAKVIPISVSTKAIEKELLAYRNLIHPNLLNMLGVVTTTTSVAIVTNLVDGKDLHDLIFCCDSRKLTESEKIAVCIQVCQGLLFMHTATPPVIHMDLKPANILVQLPSLHCFIADFGLATCMRNTNQFGTATMRAGTPGFQAPEQLMGVTITDKCDVYAFGGVMTELFGEKPLWDRETPYSITYKVTCKGQFPEVSHLPDSVQCVVKLCFQVYETRADTFSLLKALLNLNC from the exons ATGTATCATGACGAAAAATTGGGTCACGGCAAAACAGATAGGAGCTTCGATCTTATGAAAATAAATTTTGATCGAGAAGAACGGTACGAGAAGATCATTGAAAAGTGCAAAAGAATTGTGTGGAGTGATTTCGGAGCAAATGCTAGTAGGCAATTCTATCTTGCTGATGGCTCTGGAACCTGTATTGAGCAACCTCAAAGTCAATTTGAGGTTAGCAGAGCTGATGGACAACAAGAGGTGCTTCCTTGGACATTAGAAAATTATCTAAAGGTGTCCAATTTGAAGTTTGCATCCAGAGCAAGATTGTACTGTGTGATGAAGACATTAGATgacacag GTGTCAGTGACCCTCCGCCTGGATATTTTAGTGTTAAATTTGTCTCAAAGACGCTGAGCAGGTACTCCGGTCTCTATTCCTTTCGAACAGGAATATCGCAGGTGGATTTACTTTGTAATTTCCTTGATACTGAAATGGATGACGAAATGGATGTAATGATGAGTACAAGGGACACTGTGGGTTCGTCGTCCTCCGGGTACCAGGTTTTAGAGCACAACCCACTGAGCTATGGCTTTTCTCTTTACTCGATTAGTGAAG GTGACACTGTGGAAACCTTTGTTGAGGACATGTCAGCAGAGAGTGGCGTTATCTCATATGGGTCACCTACTGAAG GCAGCAGCTTGGATGTGTGTGTTAAGTGTTTTGCCTCTCAAGAGGATGGGAGGGTGATGCTTGCTGTTATGGCCATGAATGGGTACCACAGCACTGCTTCGTACCAATGGCTGCACAATAAGACACTACTTAAGCACAACAAAACACCACTCCTATATACATCCAGGACGGGCACAATTACATGTGTAGTGACAGCAAGAGAGGACCAAAAAGAAGTGCACTTCTGTGTAACTG GTTCAGAGGCAGACATTTCTGTCATCAGAATAAGTAGTCAAGTAACATCTGACCGTCAAGTCACCCCTG TGGAAGGACAGGCGGCCCTTCCTGGTGGTATGTCTGACAGAGTCACCCCTGGTG TAGACGGACAGGCCCTTCCTGGTGGTATGTCGGACAGTCAAGTCACCCTTGGTG TAGAAGGACAGGCCCTTCCTGGCGGTGTGTCTGACAGTCAAGTCACCCTTGGTG TAGAAGGACAGGCCCTTCCTGGCGGTGTGTCTGACAGTCAAGTCACCCTTGGTAGTACGTTTTCCTCCTCTCGGGTGTCCGACAGTCAAGTCACCCTTGGTAGTACGTTTTCCTCCTCTGGTGTGTCCGACAGTCAAGTCACCCTTGGTA TGGAAGGACAGGGCGTTCTTGGAGAGTCAAATACGAAGA GAAAGAAACAAGATCCCCAACATTTGATGTCTACCCTTCGAAGTGTAGatg ACATGAAGAAGTTAACACTTCACTGTGAGATTGGTCAGGGCTCTTTCGCTAAAGTTTATAAGGCTTTCTGGAGAGGCACTGCTGTAGCAGCCAAAGTAATTCCAATTTCTGTATCAACTAAAGCCATTGAAAAAGAATTGCTGGCGTACAG AAACTTGATTCATCCAAACCTGCTCAACATGTTGGGTGTTGTTACAACGACCACAAGTGTTGCCATAGTTACAAATCTAGTGGATGGAAAAGATCTACACGATTTGATATTTTGCTGTGATTCTCGAAAG CTAACTGAGAGTGAAAAGATCGCGGTGTGCATTCAAGTGTGCCAGGGGCTACTTTTTATGCATACAGCCACTCCTCCGGTTATACATATGGATTTGAAACCAGCGAACATATTG GTTCAGCTACCATCTCTTCATTGTTTTATTGCTGATTTTGGCCTTGCCACTTGTATGAGGAACACAAACCAATTTGGCACAGCTACAATGAGGGCGGGTACCCCAGGTTTCCAAGCCCCAGAGCAGCTGATGGGTGTGACTATCACTGACAAGTGCGACGTTTATGCATTTGGCGGAGTAATGACAGAGCTATTTGGAGAGAAACCATTGTGGGACCGTGAAACACCCTATTCGATCACTTACAAGGTGACATGTAAAGGCCAATTTCCAGAAGTCAGTCATCTACCTGACTCTGTTCAATGTGTGGTGAAATTGTGCTTCCAAGTTTATGAAACCAGAGCTGATACATTCTCTCTTTTAAAAGCTCTTCTCAATCTAAACTGTTGA